A single Lacerta agilis isolate rLacAgi1 chromosome 10, rLacAgi1.pri, whole genome shotgun sequence DNA region contains:
- the IL17RA gene encoding interleukin-17 receptor A, producing the protein MGAVAAASLPLTLLLGLLPAASGLRLLEDPPVFNCSQPGLNCLVRNSTCMDQSWLRASQWTPSAPSSLDVHIDTFLDNEEKLLPVLNIEWKVATDGSVQNLRGAELAVLQVSTNQQVCAQFDLQNNLLFQVRPNGGGRWSFSFNRFEVEPGQTYQVTVHHLPKLSTPGDYNRKSVPFTVPDCTDPIMKTTAPCLQLGSGWEPSLDGRSLDDETLLVSFNPAMESTNYFIHVTSFEKDGIECKKATEKISEKELQQPMNVTVKLERNLKICCKYTVQIQPFFARCATDCIRHSISIPCLPTPLPYGTTEEVDNLSVVLPWGLTLICILIVGSAVASVIWLARRQKATHSGTSSSDGTHHELLRMSQSPPPLKPRKVWIVYSADHKLYVDIVMKFAQFMITVCGTEVVLDLLDERQISEMGAVRWLTRQKQEMEALSSKIIILCSRGTRAKWQAMLGREELTVSLKQDNLLPIGDMFTPALNLILPDFKQPACFGMYLVCYFEGISSERDIPDPFNVTSKYQLMDKFEEVYFLIQDLEKFEPGRIHQIPEISPENYAESFSGRQLKEAVEKFQKWQTEHPDWFKRENDCPEYEDDLQSLNGDLSEELIPTEGGILKRQLLPQEPDPNSCCLVNLLVNEDELGACRLLPQLLSQEDLAFQTLVVAADDCSQVQVVMPVALTEETEILSHQLLTNEDWQERMPMMKSSTPRRNNVILQEDLSSNPHPLPFDVKQQLESLMYSLYQQSISPSESPLCQEDVNEQQQLVFDESCKDQRQSVQSDQGYISRCSPLPSDSPLEEEEEQGQEGHGSAQHLSPDVLDSLKSLQQQLLFQNIQQHFS; encoded by the exons ATGGGAGCCGTCGCCGCCGCTTCGCTTCCCCTTACACTTCTTCTGGGACTTTTGCCCGCTGCTTCAGGGCTGAGGCTCCTCGAAGACCCGCCAGTTTTCAATTGTTCCCAGCCG GGTTTAAATTGCCTTGTGCGAAACA GTACCTGCATGGATCAGAGCTGGCTCAGGGCTTCACAGTGGACTCCGTCAGCCCCAAGTTCCCTTGATGTTCATATTGATACTTTCTTGGATAATGAGGAAAAACTGCTCCCTGTGCTGAACATAGAATGGAAGGTGGCTACTGATG GAAGTGTTCAGAACCTCAGAGGGGCAGAATTGGCTGTGCTTCAGGTGAGCACTAACCAGCAGGTCTGTGCTCAGTTCGATCTTCAGAACAACTTGTTGTTCCAAGTCCGTCCAAATGGCGGAGGTCGG TGGAGTTTCTCTTTCAATCGTTTTGAGGTAGAACCAGGTCAAACATACCAAGTAACTGTTCATCACTTGCCCAAATTAAGTACTCCAGGAGACTATAATCGGAAATCTGTGCCATTCACAGTACCAG ATTGCACAGACCCAATCATGAAAACAACAGCTCCATGTCTGCAATTAG GCAGTGGATGGGAACCCAGCCTGGATGGAAGAAGCCTAGATGATGAGACACTATTGGTGAGCTTTAACCCAGCAATGGAGTCAACCAATTACTTCATCCATGTGACCAGCTTTGAAAAAGATGGAATAGAATGTAAAAAGGCCACAGAGAAAATCTCAGAG AAGGAGTTGCAGCAGCCAATGAACGTCACAGTCAAACTAGAGAGAAACTTGAAGATTTGTTGCAAATACACGGTGCAG ATTCAACCATTCTTTGCACGTTGTGCCACAGATTGTATAAGGCATTCCATTTCCATCCCATGTCTCCCTACTCCCTTGCCTTACGGGACAACAGAGGAAGTTG ATAATCTTTCTGTGGTGTTGCCCTGGGGCCTCACTCTCATCTGCATTTTAATAGTTGGATCAGCTGTCGCTTCAGTAATTTGGCTTGCTCGAAGGCAAAAAG CAACACATTCAGGAACAAGCAGTAGTGATGGTACCCACCATG AACTGCTGCGCATGTCACAGTCTCCTCCACCCCTGAAGCCTCGTAAGGTTTGGATTGTGTATTCTGCTGATCACAAGCTCTATGTAGACATTGTGATGAAGTTTGCTCAGTTCATGATCACAGTCTGTGGTACTGAGGTGGTCCTAGACTTGCTGGATGAACGTCAAATATCAGAGATGGGGGCTGTGCGCTGGCTGACAcggcaaaaacaggaaatggaaGCACTCTCTTCAAAGATCATCATCTTGTGTTCCCGGGGTACTCGAGCCAAGTGGCAGGCCATGCTTGGGCGTGAGGAGTTAACTGTATCTCTCAAGCAAGATAACCTGCTACCAATAGGGGATATGTTCACTCCAGCATTGAATCTGATTCTGCCAGACTTTAAGCAGCCAGCTTGTTTTGGCATGTACCTAGTCTGTTACTTTGAGGGCATAAGCAGTGAAAGAGATATTCCAGATCCATTCAACGTCACCTCCAAGTACCAACTGATGGACAAGTTTGAGGAAGTTTACTTCCTGATTCAGGATCTGGAGAAATTTGAACCAGGGAGAATACATCAGATTCCAGAGATCTCACCTGAGAACTATGCTGAAAGCTTCAGTGGGAGACAActgaaggaggcagtggagaaGTTCCAGAAATGGCAGACTGAGCACCCTGATTGGTTTAAGAGAGAGAATGACTGCCCTGAGTATGAAGATGACCTTCAGTCTCTGAATGGGGATCTCTCTGAGGAATTAATACCGACTGAGGGAGGAATTCTGAAACGGCAACTGCTACCACAGGAACCTGATCCCAATAGCTGTTGCTTGGTCAACCTCTTAGTCAATGAAGATGAGTTGGGAGCTTGTAGGCTGTTACCCCAGCTACTATCACAAGAGGATCTAGCATTCCAGACCCTGGTTGTTGCTGCTGATGACTGCTCCCAGGTTCAGGTAGTAATGCCCGTTGCCCTTACAGAAGAGACAGAGATACTTAGCCATCAACTGCTGACCAATGAAGATTGGCAAGAAAGAATGCCCATGATGAAAAGTAGCACCCCCAGGAGAAACAATGTCATCCTTCAAGAAGATCTGTCCTCAAACCCCCACCCCTTGCCATTTGATGtgaagcagcagctggagagctTAATGTACTCTCTCTATCAACAAAGCATTTCGCCCTCTGAATCACCTCTCTGCCAAGAAGATGTTAATGAGCAACAGCAGCTGGTTTTTGATGAGTCTTGCAAAGATCAAAGACAGTCGGTGCAGTCAGACCAGGGTTACATTTCCAGGTGTTCCCCTTTGCCTTCCGACAGCCccctggaggaagaagaagagcaagGGCAGGAAGGACATGGGTCTGCTCAACACCTCTCCCCAGATGTCTTGGACAGTCTAAAAAGtcttcagcagcagctgctttttcAGAATATTCAGCAGCACTTTAGCTAG